In one window of Coralliovum pocilloporae DNA:
- the glyA gene encoding serine hydroxymethyltransferase: MSTVEQPSGASNFPNFFSADLASSDPDIAAAIEKELGRQKHEIELIASENIVSKAVMEAQGSIMTNKYAEGYPHRRYYGGCHFVDIAEDLAIERITKLFGCSYANVQPNSGSQANQGVLMALAKPGDTILGMSLDAGGHLTHGARPNQSGKWFNAIQYGVKEDSHTIDYDQVEALAVEHKPTVIIAGGSAYARQFDFAKFREIADKVGAYLFVDMAHIAGLVAGGAHPNPFPHAHVATSTTHKTLRGPRGGIILTNDEALAKKIDSAIFPGIQGGPLMHVIAAKAVAFGEALRPEFNSYIQSVVDNAKVLASTLMENGLDTVSGGTDNHIVLVDLRPKGITGKAAEAALGRAFITCNKNGVPNDPEKPTITSGIRLGTPAGTTRGFGTAEFREIAQLICEVLDGLKENGEDGNADVEARVKEKVIALTDRFPIY; this comes from the coding sequence ATGTCTACGGTTGAGCAGCCCAGCGGGGCGTCGAACTTTCCGAATTTCTTCTCTGCGGACCTGGCGAGTTCCGACCCGGATATCGCTGCCGCAATCGAGAAAGAACTCGGTCGTCAGAAGCATGAGATCGAACTGATCGCATCTGAAAACATTGTTTCCAAAGCCGTTATGGAAGCCCAGGGCAGCATAATGACCAACAAGTATGCGGAAGGTTATCCGCATCGCCGTTACTACGGTGGTTGTCATTTTGTTGATATCGCTGAAGATCTGGCTATCGAGCGCATCACCAAGCTGTTTGGCTGCTCTTATGCCAACGTTCAGCCAAACTCAGGCAGCCAGGCTAACCAGGGTGTTCTGATGGCACTGGCCAAGCCAGGCGACACCATTCTCGGCATGAGCCTTGATGCCGGTGGTCACCTGACCCATGGTGCCCGTCCGAACCAGTCCGGTAAATGGTTCAACGCCATTCAGTATGGCGTGAAAGAAGATAGCCACACAATCGATTATGATCAGGTTGAAGCTCTTGCTGTTGAGCACAAGCCTACGGTCATCATTGCTGGTGGTTCTGCTTATGCCCGTCAGTTCGATTTCGCCAAGTTCCGTGAAATCGCTGACAAGGTTGGCGCTTATCTGTTTGTTGACATGGCCCACATTGCCGGCCTCGTTGCTGGTGGCGCTCATCCGAACCCGTTCCCGCATGCACATGTGGCAACCTCCACGACCCACAAAACCCTCCGTGGTCCACGTGGCGGTATCATCCTGACCAACGATGAAGCTCTGGCCAAGAAGATCGATTCGGCTATCTTCCCGGGCATCCAGGGTGGTCCTCTGATGCATGTGATTGCTGCTAAGGCCGTTGCATTCGGTGAAGCTCTGCGTCCGGAATTCAACAGCTACATCCAGTCTGTTGTGGACAACGCCAAAGTTCTGGCATCCACTCTGATGGAAAATGGTCTCGACACCGTGTCTGGCGGTACAGACAACCACATCGTTCTGGTTGACCTGCGCCCGAAAGGCATCACCGGTAAGGCTGCTGAAGCGGCTCTTGGTCGTGCATTCATCACCTGTAACAAAAACGGTGTGCCGAACGATCCGGAAAAACCAACCATCACATCCGGTATCCGTCTGGGTACACCGGCTGGTACAACACGCGGCTTTGGTACTGCTGAATTCCGTGAAATCGCTCAGTTGATCTGCGAAGTGCTTGACGGCCTCAAAGAAAACGGCGAAGACGGCAATGCAGACGTTGAAGCACGTGTGAAGGAAAAGGTTATTGCTCTGACCGATCGGTTCCCGATCTACTGA
- a CDS encoding DUF6898 family protein, producing the protein MSGTVFLEFIRVGQQLKVNAIDEATGIEVSVFGPVNGSRTELQSIAIQKLRRRLEREGQA; encoded by the coding sequence ATGTCCGGGACAGTTTTTCTCGAGTTTATCCGCGTCGGCCAGCAATTGAAGGTCAACGCAATTGACGAGGCGACTGGCATTGAGGTGTCCGTATTCGGGCCGGTCAATGGCAGTCGTACCGAATTGCAGTCTATTGCCATCCAGAAACTGCGTCGCCGTCTCGAGCGGGAAGGGCAGGCCTAA